GTGATATAAGTTCCAAGCATGTGCAAGAGATACAGGGAGATTGagacagagaagaagagaaaaacagTATTATACCTGAATTTTATGAGGTAGGCTAAGCCAGAATTCCGGGTTGGGAATAACCTGATAGGAAAAGGAGGTGGAGAGAGGATATATTAGAACGGTTGTAGAGATCTGAACTGCGTTCATAAATCAAAAATGATCTTGAAAAGGCTGCAGTAGAGATCGTACGTACATTAGGATATATTTAACGGTGCGGCATCATGACAAGCCTTAAAGAGAACCTAAGccccatatttattttttgtccgTATTTGTGGCTTCATTAGAATTTAGGTAAGGTTTGTTTTCGTCAACTGAACACAATTCATGCAGAATCTAAGCTTGTTCGGCTACACACGCCACCcatgcgtgcatgttcaatcgtatGCAACCtatccgacttgcctctacactaggccaagtaTTTGGTTCGGCTTTGCTTCTACTCgaggccaaggtctctcacaTGCAACGTTGCATCTCATCTTGGCATCTTGGTTGCCAAATTAGGTCTCTCACACATACAATGTtgcatctcatcttgtcatcttgGTTCCCAAATTAATACGGTCTACATGTCTTGATGTCATCCTAAATCTTGGCATGTCATCGATCCTCGTAGCTCACTCGATCATGTCCATCAAGATTGGACTCATGTGTTGCTTATACCGTCGAGGGAtcccaaacatccatccatccagaTTTTATCGAGGCATTCGACCCTTCCGTGTCCATGCCATGTCATTTACAGACTCTGGGATAGTGGGTATATATACCAACCACCAACACATGCGAGGGTCCCCACAATACTAgaaaatgcaataaaaaaacaaaaacaaaaacaaaaaaactaacCTGCAGGAACATGAGGTGCACATACCAAGCAATCAACATACATAGGTGGATCATGATTGAAAATCATCCCATCCCATAACTGCTCCACAACAGCATAAAAGATATCACGAAGTTAAACAAGTAAACTACCTTATTATATAAAAGACACACAAGAAAAAATCTGCTGAATGTCAAAATGATGAAGCTTTTCATGTTCCATGCGCAACTATCATCTTATCAGTTTTACGAAGGATCCAGACATATCAACCGTTTGATACTCAGAGGTCAAGTTTGAAGAAAACAATCAATCAGCTGGTTCTAGGTACAAAATATATAGGCTTGTGATATgagacaaaaattaaaattgatcaCAAAAACAAGTAAGTGATCAAATAATAGACTTCCAAAATCATGCCAAGAATTATAAGAATGATACTAGAGTTATCGTATGCAGGGTGCTTGAGTGCATCTTTTTCATATctattgattataaatatgtaGGTGTATATACGAGCTACTAAGGAACAGGAAGAAACTGCAAAGCTATAGTTCAAAGGAAATAAGATCTAGTTTCCTAATCACACAAAGAATATGCTTATTTTTGCCGAATATTGAGCTAGTCTCACATATCTGTTGAAATTGTCAATATACAGGAAGGATGACAATTTATAAGAAAGTATTTGATActcaatgaaaaaataatatgtaaCCTGATGGAGCAAACCTGAAACCAGGCAATAGTATCATTTTCTGCTACTCTGTAAAACCTAACAGAAATGAATagcataaataaaatagaaaagtgagaagaaatgaacaaCGCGTAGGAAGAGAAATAACATTCTGATATAAATCACTCTTCCTTTTAACTATCAAACCAGAGGCAGAGGAAGATTAGCAATATCCGTCTTCGCTGAGGACTCCATGCGGGAACTCGGAGATATACAATGCCGGATCGAAGTTATACATCTTGCCATGGTTAACGAAACCGAACTCGCAAATGGAAAAGACCGAATCGAAGGGCAGAATTAGGCGCAGAATCATGAAGAAAATGGTAGCTCATTCCACAAAATTGATTCTACGCATCATTTTCCTCCTGCTAACATTTCGTGCCAGTTTTCTTGCAGCCTGATTTCTTGTTTTCGTTCTCTATTTTGTGATCTTTCTGTTTCTTCGAGGCAATCCCCGTACAGATTATGGCTTTGCGAGAACCGAATTTCTCGATTTGCAGAAATGAGACCGCACCCGAGTGGTCGAAAGAACCATGCCGTTCCTATAGAGGAATTCGCGgggttttcattttatttatttatttttaataataataggttTAATTGCAAAATTGTCTGAAAAACAaagttacaaatttttttaattttcattaaatacaatttttttctttaatttataatttaacttaaatgattatttaatttctataataccattattttacttttacgataaataaatgaaataggtTAAAAGGAGTATATTTTAACCATatttaaagcatttttttcttcaaatattcaaattctcgtattttcatataaaatataaaatgaggAAGTTCAATGGCAATTGACgtgttcttctttgtttgagaCTAGAAGTTCAAATTCTTACACCTCATATATGTCGTGCTAAAAAAAGTATGGAATGGTAGAACGCGTTTACGAGTCGTTTAATGTTTAGGCAGGTTCACCTACGAAGACCTTGTTACGGCTCTTTCTTTCTCGAAAATGatgtgaattaaaattttgcaatattaaaaaaaaaaaaaaattctaaaatttattattattttgtgtttaataaattaatgagatagccaacatattttaaaattaaattggacaaaaataaaaatatttgttctataaaatattaaactttaaaattatgtgtttaattatttatgaatttgtaaAATAGTTCAAATACTTCGTACAattaaaaggaagagaaattttaattttaaaacttattaaataattgacaAGTTAAGAGACCGGAAGAGAAAGTGGAAACCTAGCTCCCGCTTTTTCCGTCTTCCTCTCTCACACGTGCTCTACGCCGGGAAAAACATGGACGGCGGCGATGGAAACCAAGCCTTGACCAGCACCCGGTTCTCCGACCTTGAACCTCCCCTCTCAGAACCAGTTCTAGAGGCGTTAGCCCAATTAGGTTTTGTATTCTGTACTCCAGTTCAAGCCGCCACAATTCCGTTGCTATGCAGCCACAAGGACGTCGCCGTCGACGCCGCCACTGGTTCGGGGAAAACCCTAGCGTTTGTAGTTCCGGTCGTCGAAATCCTCCGACGATGTTCTAGCAGTCGCCCCAAACCTCACCAGGTTCGTCTCTCTACTCTGTTTGTCTCAAGCCCATTTGAGTGAATTTGTCTTAGTATTGACTTAAAAAGAGCGTGCAAATTGTATTTCCATACTGGTTCTTTATGTACGGTTCCTCTGCAGGTAATGGGGATTATAATTTCCCCAACCAGGGAGCTTTCCTCACAAATTTACAGTGTTGCTCTTCCTATCGTTTCTACATTGTCGAATATCAAATCGGTGCTTCTCGTTGGAGGCGCCGATGTAAAAGAAGACATGAATAagatagaagaagaaggtgCAAACTTGTTGATTGGGACCCCAGGAAGGCTATTTGATATGATGGAACGTATGGAGAACTTGGATTTTCGGAACTTTGAGGTATCCTCTAACCTCAAGAACATGTTCCTGGCTACTGGATTGTCTGAGCTTATTATTAGATTAACGCCAACACTTCTCTCTCATTCTGTTCTCCtgtttatgttttatattaagtgattttttctttaaagtcAGTTTTGCATGTATACTTTCAACCTTTCAGTCGATTTCTTGGAATATTTTCGTGGTATTATATGATGTCTGGAACTAAATTTATAGGAACACAAAGTTATATATAGCTTTGGTTATCTATCCACAGGTTCTGATATTGGATGAAGCAGATAGGCTCCTGGACATGGGATTTCAAAGGCAGATAACTTCAATTATATCTCGTTTGCCTAAGCTTCGTAGGACTGGTCTTTTTTCAGCTACACAAACTGAGGCAGTTGAAGAACTTTCTAAGGCAGGGCTAAGGAATCCTATCAGGGTCGAAGTAAGGGCAGAAACACAACTTGCACCTTCGAGAACTCCATCTAGTCTTCATATTGAGGTATCCTATGCAACTTATTTTCAGTTCAGTCTAATTTGCATGTTTCAATTTAATAACTCGATGCATGGAGTAAATGATGTATATGTGAATTTTATAGATTTCTTATTTACGCTTCTTTAGTTCCGTTCATACATAATGAAGATCAGTATTATGAAGACTATAATCTTGCTCTTATTGAAGTTCTTTATGGAGGACTATGAAAAGTTCACTATCAATACTTTATGCCCGTGAAAATGTTATGGGTGGTCAAGCAGTGTGGATCGGATTATGCCCTATAGTAAAGAAGGAAAATTCGAGGATTTGTTTGGAACCATAGCACACATGCTCGAAGACAATTATTCGTTAGCAGTTTTGCTTGTATGTCCTGCAGTTTCcttttgataaattttcttttccttctgattCTGCAGTATTTGGAATGTGAAGCAGACAAGAAATCCACCCAACTTGTCGACATTCTTGTTAAGaacaaatccaaaaaaatcatAGTGTAAGTTAACTGTTGGATTTGaatacttaaaatatataaattggCAATGTTTTCCCCTCATTTTAGTAAGGTATGGTGTTGTACAGATACTTCATGACTTGTGCATGTGTTGACTATTGGGGAGTTGTTCTACCACAGCTTACCCTTTTAAAAGGATTTTCCTTGATCCCTCTACATGGAAAGATGAAACAGGTACCTTTTTAGAGGTCATATGATGtacattataattaaaaatttgaaagctcAAGCAATGAGTTTTGCATTTTGATGACCTATATCTTCTATGCTCAATAGACTGCCCGGGAGAAAGCACTAGCCTCATTTGTATCCCTCTCAAGTGGTGTTCTTCTATGCACAGATGTTGCAGCCCGTGGACTTGACATTCCTGGCGTTGATTGTATACTGCAGGTTGGCCATGGTTACCAGTCCATATTCTTCTGCATATAAAACTTCTCCCAAAGAAATTAtgctttaataaaaaagattttttttgtacGTGCATATATCCTTGCGCTAAATCAATCTACTTTTTGTCTGGTATTGCAGTATGATCCTCCTCAAGATCCTAATGTATTTGTACATAGGGTTGGTCGCACTGCTCGATTGGGTAGAGAAGGAAATgccattgtttttcttttgccgAAGGTGTGGTTTGTGCTGTTTGGTTCTTAATAGTTTTTGCATCATATATTAGTACAAAGAACGAACATTGTAACATTGAATCCTCCAAGCCCCTTCAAAtaaggaaattgaaaaaaaaaaaattcttctttgtttttagtgGTTGTTAATATAACACTAACATTCTGATTGACTGATTTGTGTAGGAAGAAGCTTATATAGAATTCCTTTCCATAAGAAGGGTTCCCATTCAAGAGAGAATTTGTTGTAGTGATGCCTTAGATATAGTTCCACAGGTGAggagattgattttttttatgagtgTTTCCAttcattcttaaatttttagtgtTTATTTTAGCAGTGAAAGTTCAGGTTATTTTACTTTCACAAACTACTCAATGTTGAACAAAACCTGTTATAGATACGAACTGCAGCAAAAAAGGATCGTGATGTCATGGAGAAGGGAGTCAAGgcatttgtttcttttatacGTGCTTATAAAGAGCACCACTgctctttcattttcaggtGCCTAatgatatttcttttatatattttaaagcaATCTGCAAATTCTCATGCTTTCTGAGGTTTCATCTTCCTCATTCAGGTGGAAAGAACTGGAAATAGGGAAGTTGGCCATGGCGTATGGTTTGTTGCAGCTGCCTTTGATGTCCGAGGTGAAACGCCACTCCCTTTCAACCGAGGGTTTTGTTTCCATTGAAGATATTAACTTTGATGAGGTTAAATTCAAGTAAGGAGCCTTCAGAATCTTGACTTTTACTGCCTTATTTTTTGAACATTTTCAAGCAATTTGTTAGTCTTTAAGTTATAGGCTGCTGTCTTCCTCTTGATTTGCTAGTTCTTTAATGACTTTTGTTGTGCTGCAGACGAGTAATAAAATTTAgtgaaaatttcaatttgtaCTCCTAAAACTTTGCTAGTTAAATCAGTACAACCAGTATCAATTAAAACTCGAAACCTTCATTAGTGAATAATTTAGACTTAactaatttcaatcaattctaTTTAATAGCAACtcaaacttattaaatattattactaaATGAGTAGAGAAAAATAGAGGTAGTAATGAAAGTGGCTGCTACTAtctcaatattttctttatgatatgttaattcATGCATTGAAATAGTCTTGTGAATGTGTGTGAATTGTGGAATGGAACAAAAAGATTGCATTGGCTTTGTAAATTCACGCTCTGAGCTACACAATTTGTAAATTTAGGCTTATGAAACTTGGCTATATAATCGGGCCTTAGGCCATAAACAGAGTTGAGCTTTTCGAACTTATAAACCAAATGCTTTATGAATTTCGTGTTGCAAGATCTTACATACGTTTCTGTGATTAGGCTAACCATCTTGATGTTCCTTGTTCTATGTGATATTGCAAAGTAGAAGTTTACCACTAGCTTACAAGCGTGTCTTATTAGGGATAAATCTCGAGAAAAACAACGGAAGAAAAACCTCCAAGCTAAGAAGGAAGCGCAGAAGCAACAGCCTAAACCTGAACCAAAGAAAGATCCAAATGCCGCAGCTCCCATcttaagaaagaaaacagcTCGACAGAGACGTGCTGTACAGACAGCTGAAGACGAGGATGAGTTGACGCGCGAATATCGATTGttgaaaaaactcaaaaagggAACCATCGATGAAGCTGAATATGCCAAGCTAACTGGGACCGAGGAGCTACTGTGAAATGTATGAGTAAATGCTAAGATCCTGCGAAATCTCAGGACGTTTACGATCTATCGAGAGTTTCGAGCATTGGAGAAGGTCGGTATTCTTCCTTAAACCAGAGAGAATTCATAACATTCTGGAAGTTTATTTGGAGATGTTATGCTCTGGAAAAGGAACCAGCTCTTCAATGGGAATCTTTGGAGGAAGCTTTATGGTTTAAAGCTTTGGTTTCAGGTGGAACAGGTTTTGCTCAACTGATACTGATTTGTCTACTGACATTCTTAAGAGTATTaagttctttttgtttctatatTTGTATGTTATAGAGCAAACATTTGCagtgtttttgtttgtaaatcCCCTTTCTCAGGCTTCACTGGAGGataattttgtgttctttaatAGTTGGAATGACAAGATATCAGTTATCTAATAAGACATGGGCCTCATTTACCCCGCTCTCCCCAATCTACCTCCAAATCAAAAGACTTTTTGTGGGTCCGGAATTGAgggaggggaatgaaacattctttataaggttgtAGAAATTTTTCCCTaccaaacacattttaaaatcgtgaggttgacggttGTAGAAATTTTTCCCTaccaaacacattttaaaattgtaaggttgacgatgatacgtaacagacaatatctgctgcaTAACAGgctaaaatagataatatctccCCATGGAGGGTTAGAactagacaatatttgctacaTAACAAgctaaaatagacaatatctgcccaTGGTGGGTtcatcagagccaaacatcgaATGGTGTGTCAGGGATGACGTTAGGGCCCCgagggaggtggattatgagatctctcagttggagaggagaatgaaatattcttgATAAGAGTTCCCgagggaggtggattatgagatctctcagttggagaggagaatgaaatattcttgATAAGAGTGAATTTTTTCGTACCAGTGACGTTGGTACGATACATAACTGGCCGAAGTGACAAAATTGTAGATTTGGAGGTCCTATAAGAATAAtgttttcctaatttttatcattataAATGAATTCTTTTTTCGTCTTTTTTATGTCTTAGTAATGaatgtataattttattaattgttttGATAAAGACACTAATTACAttaatttagtatattttataaaggaaaaatgttctaattttatttgattaaatctagtctaattttaaaatatatatatatatatatattattattaaaaatgattgaatttttcaaacacTAAACATGCCGTCATCTCGGGTAAAGGCAACATACTTCAATTACTCGGGGAATCTCTCCCCCTTCTTCAGTCCCTCTGTCGCCTTCGCTAATCAAAATCCTTTTTGAACCCTCGCCGGCGCCGTCACTCTTTCTCTACGCTTCTACGGTGAGTGGCTAAGATTTTAGCGTTTCGACCTTTTCTTTTAGCTTTCGAAACGATTTGATTAATTCCGTCTTATTCTTTCGCATATTCATGTAAAGGGCTTGTCTTCAATGACTTCATTTCTATTGTTAGAGAACGGAAATAAATGATGTTTAGTTGTTTACAGGCGGAGTTGATCTTACAGGCTAGCTGAATGGCTACTGCCGGGGAAATTACTGCCGCCGAGTTCCTGCaagtatgttttgttttctttgattgttGTTTTGGCTTCTGAGGAATTTCATAATGGAGTTTGTGAAgttaatttagggttttggaagGTAAATAATGGTTGTTGTTCTCATATTCACTTTGCTGAGGGAAATTTTTCTGCTTTTGATAGGGCGGGCGTAGGCAGAAATTGTTTTTACAGAGCTATTCTCACTGTAAACGACGTGGATTGTGGGGGATGCTGCACAGTTCAGCTGTAGGATCGCTTAGTTCAAGCAGAAGATATGTTCCTTTGAGATGTCGTGCATCGAGCAAAGCCAGAGCTGTGGATTGTAAGGTTGTGGCTAATCCAGTAGAGGCGTCAAGCTTGATTGAGAAGCCCACTGCAGAGGTTATTCATTATTTCCGAGTTCCTTTGATTCAGGGAAGTGCCACTTCTGAGCTTCTCAAGTCCGTCCAAGCAAAGATTTCAAATCAGATTATTGGTTTACAAACTGAGCAGTGTTTCAACGTTGGTATTCAGTCTGAGATTTCAAATGAAAAGCTATCTGTTCTTAGATGGCTTCTTCAGGAAACTTATGAGCCTGAGAATTTGGGGACTGAGAGCTTTCTTGAGAAGAAGCAGCGGCGAGGACTGGATTCTGTTATAATTGAGGTTGGACCCCGTTTGTCTTTCACCACGGCTTGGTCCTCTAATGCCGTGTCGATCTGCCAAGCATGTGGATTAACAGAGGTGGCACGTATGGAACGTTCGAGGAGGTATTTGTTGTATAGTAAAGGGGCGTTACAGGAACATCAGATTAATGAGTTTGCTGCAATGGTTCATGATAGGATGACTGAATGTGTTTATGTTCAGAGGCTTACGTCGTTTCAGACTAGTGTGGTACCTGAAGAGTTTCGCATTGTGCCTGTTTTAGAGCAAGGTCGGAAGGCACTTGAGGAGATTAATCAAGAgatgggattggcatttgatgAACAAGATCTTCAATACTACACCAAGCTTTTCAGTGAGGAAATAAAGCGGAATCCAACAACCGTGGAGTTGTTTGATATTGCTCAATCCAATAGTGAGCATAGTAGACATTGGTTTTTCACTGGAAAACTTGTTATTGATGGAAAACCTATGAGCCGAACGCTTATGCAGATTGTGAAGAGCACTTTGAAGGCAAATCCTAGCAATTCCGTGATCGGATTTAAGGATAATTCAAGCGCAATTCGGGGATTCTTGGTTAATCAATTGCGACCTGTTTATCCTGGTTCAACAAGCCCTTTAGAAGAAAGTAATCGCGatcttgatattttatttacagcTGAGACTCATAATTTTCCGTGTGCAGTGGCTCCCTATCCTGGTGCAGAAACTGGTGTAGGAGGACGAATAAGGGATACACATGCAACCGGGAaggggtcttttgttgtggcAGCTACAGCGGGTTATTGTGTAGGAAATCTCAATATGGAGGGGTCCTATGCTCCATGGGAAGATTCATCTTTTGCCTATCCCCCAAACTTGGCTTCGCCTTTGAAGATCTTGATTGATGCAAGTAATGGTGCATCTGACTATGGTAATAAGTTCGGGGAGCCACTAATTCAAGGTTATACTAGAACATTCGGTATGAGACTACCGAGTGGTGAAAGGCGGGAGTGGTTGAAGCCAATCATGTTCAGTGCAGCAATTGGACAAATTGATCATATTCACATCTCAAAGGAAGAGCCCGACATTGGAATGCTAGTTGTGAAAATTGGAGGCCCTGCTTATCGCATTGGTATGGGAGGTGGGGCTGCATCAAGCATGGTTAGTGGTCAGAATGATGCTGAACTTGATTTTAACGCTGTACAGCGTGGAGATGCTGAGATGGCCCAAAAACTTTACCGTGTCGTCCGTGCTTGTGTGGAGATGGGGGAAAATAACCCAATAATTAGTATTCATGACCAGGGAGCCGGTGGGAATTGTAACGTTGTGAAGGAAATTATATATCCAAAAGGAGCTGAAATCGATATTCGAGCAATTGTTGTCGGTGATCATACAATGTCTGTGTTAGAGATTTGGGGTGCAGAATATCAGGAACAAGATGCTATTTTAGTTAAGCCAGAATGTCGCAGCTTGTTACAATCAATTTGCGATAGAGAGAGGTTATCTATGGCTGTAATTGGTGTGATAAGTGGTAGTGGTCGCTGTGTTCTAGTTGATAGTATTGCTACCCAAAGATGCATTTCAAGTGGACTTCCTCTCCCTCCGCCTGCTGTGGATCTTGAGCTTGAGAAAGTGCTTGGAGACATGCCTCAAAAAACCTTTGAATTCCAACGGGTTGTTCATGCGCTAGAGCCACTTGATATCGCTCCTGGAACAACAGTGGCAGATTCTCTTAAGAGAGTGTTGAGGCTTCCGTCGGTATGTTCGAAACGATTCTTGACAACGAAAGTAGATAGATGTGTAACAGGTCTCGTGGCTCAACAGCAAACGGTAGGTCCATTGCAGATTACTCTTTCGGACGTTGCAGTTATTGCACAAACTTATTCAGGCTTGACTGGAGGAGCATGTGCAATAGGAGAGCAGCCCATAAAAGGCCTACTTGATCCCAAAGCAATGGCTAGATTAGCAGTTGGAGAAGCACTCACAAATCTTGTTTGGGCTAAAATTTCCAGTCTTTCTGATGTTAAAGCAAGTGGAAATTGGATGTATGCTGCCAAGCTTGATGGGGAAGGTGCAGCCATGTATGATGCAGCTGTGGCTCTTTCGGAGGCAATGATTGAACTCGGCATAGCTATTGATGGAGGTAAAGATAGTTTGTCAATGGCAGCCCAAGCTGGTGGAGAGGTGGTCAAGGCTCCTGGAAATCTCGTAATTAGTGCTTATGTTACTTGTCCTGACATAACAAAAACAGTCACTCCTGATTTGAAGCTCGGGGATAAAGGCGTTATCCTTCACATCGATTTGGGAAAGGGAGAGCGACGATTAGGTGGATCTGCTCTTGCCCAAGCCTTTGACCAAATTGGAGACTCATGTCCTGATCTTGATGATGTCCCTTACTTCAAAAGAGTTTTTGAGAGCATTCAAGACCTTCTTGCTGAAGACTTGATCTCTGCAGGCCATGATATTAGTGATGGTGGCTTGCTGGTTTCCGCCTTGGAGATGGCATTTGCTGGAAATTGTGGCATCACCTTGGACTTGGCATCACGCGGGAAGAGTGTTTTCCAAACCCTTTATGCAGAAGAGCTAGGAC
This genomic window from Cucurbita pepo subsp. pepo cultivar mu-cu-16 chromosome LG01, ASM280686v2, whole genome shotgun sequence contains:
- the LOC111802948 gene encoding DEAD-box ATP-dependent RNA helicase 18, translating into MDGGDGNQALTSTRFSDLEPPLSEPVLEALAQLGFVFCTPVQAATIPLLCSHKDVAVDAATGSGKTLAFVVPVVEILRRCSSSRPKPHQVMGIIISPTRELSSQIYSVALPIVSTLSNIKSVLLVGGADVKEDMNKIEEEGANLLIGTPGRLFDMMERMENLDFRNFEVLILDEADRLLDMGFQRQITSIISRLPKLRRTGLFSATQTEAVEELSKAGLRNPIRVEVRAETQLAPSRTPSSLHIEYLECEADKKSTQLVDILVKNKSKKIIVYFMTCACVDYWGVVLPQLTLLKGFSLIPLHGKMKQTAREKALASFVSLSSGVLLCTDVAARGLDIPGVDCILQYDPPQDPNVFVHRVGRTARLGREGNAIVFLLPKEEAYIEFLSIRRVPIQERICCSDALDIVPQIRTAAKKDRDVMEKGVKAFVSFIRAYKEHHCSFIFRWKELEIGKLAMAYGLLQLPLMSEVKRHSLSTEGFVSIEDINFDEVKFKDKSREKQRKKNLQAKKEAQKQQPKPEPKKDPNAAAPILRKKTARQRRAVQTAEDEDELTREYRLLKKLKKGTIDEAEYAKLTGTEELL
- the LOC111802847 gene encoding probable phosphoribosylformylglycinamidine synthase, chloroplastic/mitochondrial, giving the protein MATAGEITAAEFLQGGRRQKLFLQSYSHCKRRGLWGMLHSSAVGSLSSSRRYVPLRCRASSKARAVDCKVVANPVEASSLIEKPTAEVIHYFRVPLIQGSATSELLKSVQAKISNQIIGLQTEQCFNVGIQSEISNEKLSVLRWLLQETYEPENLGTESFLEKKQRRGLDSVIIEVGPRLSFTTAWSSNAVSICQACGLTEVARMERSRRYLLYSKGALQEHQINEFAAMVHDRMTECVYVQRLTSFQTSVVPEEFRIVPVLEQGRKALEEINQEMGLAFDEQDLQYYTKLFSEEIKRNPTTVELFDIAQSNSEHSRHWFFTGKLVIDGKPMSRTLMQIVKSTLKANPSNSVIGFKDNSSAIRGFLVNQLRPVYPGSTSPLEESNRDLDILFTAETHNFPCAVAPYPGAETGVGGRIRDTHATGKGSFVVAATAGYCVGNLNMEGSYAPWEDSSFAYPPNLASPLKILIDASNGASDYGNKFGEPLIQGYTRTFGMRLPSGERREWLKPIMFSAAIGQIDHIHISKEEPDIGMLVVKIGGPAYRIGMGGGAASSMVSGQNDAELDFNAVQRGDAEMAQKLYRVVRACVEMGENNPIISIHDQGAGGNCNVVKEIIYPKGAEIDIRAIVVGDHTMSVLEIWGAEYQEQDAILVKPECRSLLQSICDRERLSMAVIGVISGSGRCVLVDSIATQRCISSGLPLPPPAVDLELEKVLGDMPQKTFEFQRVVHALEPLDIAPGTTVADSLKRVLRLPSVCSKRFLTTKVDRCVTGLVAQQQTVGPLQITLSDVAVIAQTYSGLTGGACAIGEQPIKGLLDPKAMARLAVGEALTNLVWAKISSLSDVKASGNWMYAAKLDGEGAAMYDAAVALSEAMIELGIAIDGGKDSLSMAAQAGGEVVKAPGNLVISAYVTCPDITKTVTPDLKLGDKGVILHIDLGKGERRLGGSALAQAFDQIGDSCPDLDDVPYFKRVFESIQDLLAEDLISAGHDISDGGLLVSALEMAFAGNCGITLDLASRGKSVFQTLYAEELGLVLEVSTENLDVVTRKLTSLGVTADIIGRVTATPSIEVKVDGVSHLNEETSVLRDMWEETSFELEKLQRLASCVESEKEGLKARHEPSWELSFVPSSTDEKYLSSTSKPKVAVIREEGSNGDREMSAAFYAAGFEPWDVTMSDLLNGAITLQQFRGIVFVGGFSYADVLDSAKGWSASIRFNQPLLNQFQEFYKRRDTFSLGVCNGCQLMALLGWVPGPQVGGVHGVGGDPSQPRFVHNESGRFECRFTSVTIKDSPAIMLRGMEDSTLGVWSAHGEGRAYFPDDGILDRLLHSDLAPLRYCDDDGNPTEVYPFNLNGSPLGVAAICSPDGRHLAMMPHPERCFLMWQFPWYPKQWNVSKEGPSPWLRMFQNAREWCSDGA